GGGAAGGAGAAGATTCTCGTCACCGTGCCGGAAATCCaggtatatatatttgtgtgaaaAGGTGGAAAATTTGTTGCTGAAGCAGGCCCTATAGGCACCCTTCATGTTGGTGGTGTGCGTGAAGCTGCCGTATTGCTTCTTCTCGTCGTTGTACAAGATGTTATCGTTAGCATCCGCCACAAAACAGTTCACGTCATAGTTGCCTCCTGATATCACCTTTTCAAAGGAAGAAAACAGAAGCCATTATGAGTGGCCATTGCATAATGTGTACAAAGGCGTCAGGCTACAGTGTAACCAACAAACAATGTTTTGATGTTAGCATGTAATAAACTATTTACTTAGGAActggttttcatttgtttgtttaaaatgtgtttttcattcaaatgttcaGTCTTTATTACTGCGTTAGGTTagttcagtggttcttaacctgggttcgatcgaaccctaggggttccaTTGAATCAGTCTcaagggttcgacggagcctctgccatgaaaTTAAGGCACAGACGCAACATGTCACCTAGAtatgacacacccgcttggccatcagtggctggttcattttgtgcagttAAATAAAACTTacacttatgtcttgaaattttattgagtttttgatttttttcagtttttaacaaAGGCGTTTTTTAACGTCttgaaaaatcagattttttatttttcactaatgaaaggATCATGGAATGTGCATATAAActagttgggttcggtacctctaacaaagttaagaaccattttggGGTTTGGTTAATTATTTGACGATGGCAAAGCATGCACTAAAAGCAAGACACTCATTTAGcacccatttgttttttttattagatttttatggtatttaattgtttttcatacaaatattgaaTATAATTATGACTACCGTACTGAACGTGTTCCGATTTACATACACATTCGTTACGTAGGTCGCTGCGTCGTAAAAAAACGAGTACCACTGTATTGATCCGATCAGTTAGGTTCAACCAGCTTGGCAGCTGTCCAGATAACAATCTCACAAAACTATGGAAACAAGTTTGGTCCGGTTTTTGTATTAATGTCCAACCTAAAGCCATGCAGATACAGTGATGAGTGCATTAAATATAACAAAAAGTGAAGCTGAAACTCAGCTCTAGCACGCTAAACAGTTGGTGATTTAATCCAGTTTTCAAGACTTACTTGGTAATCTAAATCAAACTTGTCACCATTCTCCATCTCTTCGTAGAAGCATAGTTCATCGTTATCGGGGAGCTCAAACGTGAACTCGGTGGCGAACACCACGAAAACGTGGAAGAGCAGACAGCCCAGCGATACCAGCTGTTGCATTGTCACAGTAACAAGCGACGCGTGAACTTCGCGATTATTCACAGCAACCACTTGACGGTTAACCGTGACGTGGCACGGCGGCTCAACTCTTCCGGGTTACGATGTACAActttttataaatatttatattttataaatataaatatatatgaagCGAAATAGTGattcaaaacaatatttacACATTAAAAAGAATGTTTAAATGATATAAATCGTGAATGATAAAGTTAGATTTAAACCGGAAAAGGATATaaagctaaataaataaaaggacagTCAAAGCATTGCAGGGAGTATTTTTCCTCCGTGTCCCATTTCAGATTCACTAGACTGCTCTTAACATGtaaaaattaaaccaaaaaaaacggacTAGGGTTTTTAGCTTCCAAAGGCaacttgttaaaaataaaagcctctgGCCTAAACAGCTGTTTAAAACGTCATTTCCGCTTCGTGTGGCAATATGTATCAATGTCACGTCACGTCAAATTACAGCTCCTACAGATATATCGTGTTTGGTCTCCCAGGTAGTGATTTGATGTGTGCGTTTCAGGAGCGTGGCTAGGGAGCGTCTCTTCAACCGTAAATGAGTTACAATACTTCTTCAATTGTTTAATTGTATGatagtttaaaaacaacaacaatcaaaatgcaACACTACGTCGCAGCAGCGAGAGATTTTGTTGAGGCGCACGCCATTGGTATCACCGTTGCAGTTGTTACAGGTAAAACggaattatttttgttgcttaaCATTGTGTAGTAATACGTTTCCATGGTGACAGTCAACGCGAGTTTGTGGGAGCAAAACAGATTTAATCACTGGTCTCTCGCGTAGAAGCGAGCAGACGCATGataaagaccaaaaaaacatttaaaaacaataaaataaactacTATACGCATTGCCTTGGTTTAGAGAACCCCTTGAGAGCACACTGTTAGGTGATACATCACAGCACATCAGAGCACTATCCATATGCGATGTCAAGCTGTGAGAATCATTGTGGACACCACAAAACACCACGCCGTGTGCATTTTAATTTGTGATCTTATGGGGAAATTTGTGTTTTACAATAACAAAGACACAACATTGCTTTCAACAATTTCTGTTAGCCCAGATGTAGAGAAAGCGGACAGCCGAAGGTGTTTTTAAAAGGGATGACATCAGAACAGTAATCGATCTGATCTTCCGTCTGTGTTGTGACATCATTTGCACATCATTGCTTTATTTTCCTTTAACAAGAGTCACCTTTGATTATTTTGGATAAAAATGCAATGGAACGTCCAAATGATGACAAACATTGCTGTACCCTTTAATAGCATGTTTTCCCTCTTCCAGGGGCAAGCCTGCTGGCCTTGCGCAGGTGGATGGCGGGGGGAGTGTGCCGGAGCAAGGCCAGGCTGGATGGGAAAACAGTGCTCATCACGGGTGCCAACACAGGCATCGGGAAGGAGACAGCCCTGGATCTGGCGCGGCGGGGTGAGTGTTGACCATCTGTTGATTCTTCTCAACAATTTATGTGTCTTTTGATTTCACCCCTCTTTTTTCTTTAAGGGGCCAGAGTAATCCTGGCCTGTAGGGACTTGACCAAAGCCCACATGGCGGCCAACTACATCCGCCAGCAGAGTGGCAACAACAACGTGGTGGTGAAAAGGCTGGATCTGGCCTCCTTGCAGTCAGTCAGGGACTTGGCCAAAGATGTTATATTCAACGAGGACCGCTTGGACATCCTTATTAACAATGCAGGTGTGACTTTCTTACTCCCGAATCCAAAACACATCAACTGGTTCgtgaagcaaatttgaaactTTTCCCCATCATGGTGCCCGCTTCACTTAATGTGTGGTACCATCACTTTCAGGACTGCACTCCATTGAATACTGTTCCAAGTTTCCTGTTTATTTGCCAGGTCTCATGATGTGCCCGAAGTGGAAGACTGATGACGGCTTCGAAATGCAGTTCGGTGTCAACCACCTGGGACACTTCCTGCTCACCAACCTTCTTATTGACATGCTGAAAAAGTCTGCGCCGAGTCGAGTCGTCATTGTCTCCAGCTTGGCGCATGAGAAGggtacatttgttttttcaatccAATCATTTGCGTCGAactgacccacccccaaaaTTGGTGTTCTATTAAATCatttagtaccagccaattctggactaagtctgaaaagacgtttaaaaacgtctttgggagtgaatgacttaagaaaataaagcaaaacaaaaaaacatttgagatgCCTGGGGAGAAAGTTGAAATGATGTGACCCAAATGCTTATAGTCTCCAATGAATGTGAAGGAAGTGGACTCACTGTTCCACTACTTTTGGAGGGGAATGTGAAGTTCAGCTCTGCAAACATCACCCCCAAGTTTCCTGGTCTTCGTGAAAGCTCAACCACGCCGAAGAATATCATTTGGCCTtgatgctgctggaggctgtaaatttccccagtgtgggacgaataaaggataactTATCTTAAATTGAGGGGTCAGGGGTAGGCGACACTGCTCCTAAagagccgctgtcctgcctgtttcatcatcatcatcatcatttattagctatatatgtatacacataacatgTTTTAGAAGCTTCCCTTCCTCTGACACACTTGATttaaatgatcaggattgttatcaGGCTTCTACAGAGCTTACCGATGAGCCGATTTTGATAATAGTTGCTGCGGTTCTCCAAAGGTACCGAGTTCCTTTGCTTATAATGTGCTATAAGAGTGGCTTCTTTCAGGCCGCATCCACTTTGAAGACATCAACTTGGATTTAGACTACCAACCACTTGCGAGCTACCGCCAAAGCAAATTGGCCAACGTGCTCTTCTGCCGGGAACTGGCCATCCGGATGAAAGGTCCGCTAAAATAAACGTCCCCTTTGATCCATTTTGTCATGTAGTGTTTTTATCTTGCTCTAACAAAGACGCATTTCCATCATCAGGCACCGGAGTGAACACTTACTGCCTCCATCCCGGCGTCGTCCGTACCGAGCTGGGCCGCCACACTTTTCCGACGTCCCTGTGGAAGAATCCGCTCCTTTACCCCATTCTGATGATGATCAAAACTCCCCGGGAAGGAGCTCAGACCTCCATCTTCTGCGCCGTGGACGAGAGTCTGGCCAATGTCACTGGCCTCTACTACAGGCAAGTGATAAAAATAGCAATATATGAAAATATTAAATCAATCCAAACGCCATCTTTGAAGAGTTATTTTTCCGCTAAGGATTCTGAAATAGGCCTGCGCATTATATTTTGGTATCCAAGGTCCATGTTCACATCTGTTTTATGTAATCCTCATTCTAAACACATGGTTGCCTAACATGGAATTACGCACTATAAAGGTAACATAACATAGCAAGCAAAAAGGAAACTTACTGTTTGCGTAAGTAGTCCTCTCCTCGTATTCTCAACAGTGACTGTGCCCTCAAGACTCCTGCTCCAGCAGCCATGGATGATAGTGTTGCCAAGCGACTGTGGGCCCTCAGCTCCTCCATGGTCGGCCTGGTCTGAAGTCGGTGTCCTGCCGCATCTCCATTCATGATGCTCTGAGTTATTATCacacactgcttttttttttattaagaatttgacattttaatgagACCTATAAATAGTCTGTGATATATGCAATTGTTTGGGTcacattgaaaagaaaagacgaGAGAATAAACACAGAATTATTAAAGTGTACATATGAAAAGGAAGTCAGAGTATTATGTGGAAGGAATCCTAATTTTATTGGAAGAGAAAGTAAACACAAGTAGGCCAAAAAAAGTtactcccccaaaaatgtagTTACAGGAAAATATTAACACAGTCGTTTCTTAAcatacaataaca
This Hippocampus zosterae strain Florida chromosome 4, ASM2543408v3, whole genome shotgun sequence DNA region includes the following protein-coding sequences:
- the tmed3 gene encoding transmembrane emp24 domain-containing protein 3, which codes for MQQLVSLGCLLFHVFVVFATEFTFELPDNDELCFYEEMENGDKFDLDYQVISGGNYDVNCFVADANDNILYNDEKKQYGSFTHTTNMKGAYRACFSNKFSTFSHKYIYLDFRHGDENLLLPSMTRATALTQLESTCVSIHEILKVVSESQTWYRLREAHDRIRADHIHSNVTLWSLGETALLFVIAVGQVMLLKSFFSEKKGPVAVPT
- the si:ch211-107o10.3 gene encoding retinol dehydrogenase 13 is translated as MQHYVAAARDFVEAHAIGITVAVVTGASLLALRRWMAGGVCRSKARLDGKTVLITGANTGIGKETALDLARRGARVILACRDLTKAHMAANYIRQQSGNNNVVVKRLDLASLQSVRDLAKDVIFNEDRLDILINNAGLMMCPKWKTDDGFEMQFGVNHLGHFLLTNLLIDMLKKSAPSRVVIVSSLAHEKGRIHFEDINLDLDYQPLASYRQSKLANVLFCRELAIRMKGTGVNTYCLHPGVVRTELGRHTFPTSLWKNPLLYPILMMIKTPREGAQTSIFCAVDESLANVTGLYYSDCALKTPAPAAMDDSVAKRLWALSSSMVGLV